One Punica granatum isolate Tunisia-2019 chromosome 3, ASM765513v2, whole genome shotgun sequence genomic window carries:
- the LOC116199455 gene encoding transmembrane protein 258, with the protein MAPKPITSPVPDAWYPTLAVLMLAIGLVITASFFIYEATSSRKNRSLAKELSTGAVASVFLGFGSLFLLLSSGVYV; encoded by the exons ATG GCTCCGAAACCGATCACCAGTCCAGTACCGGATGCGTGGTACCCGACCCTGGCAGTGTTGATGCTCGCGATCGGACTCGTCATCACGGCCTCCTTCTTCAT TTATGAAGCAACCTCCTCAAGGAAGAACCGCAGCCTCGCTAAGGAGCTCTCTACTGGAGCTGTGGCATCCGTCTTCTTG GGCTTTGGATCGCTGTTTCTGCTACTTTCCTCTGGTGTTTACGTTTGA
- the LOC116202040 gene encoding WD-40 repeat-containing protein MSI4-like, whose protein sequence is MEEQQQPQLPKKRGRKPKPKEERKEEQSKAAKESSGRRSHSHAADEKYTQWKSLVPVLYDWLANHNLVWPSLSCRWGPQLEQATYKNRQRLYISEQTDGSVPNTLVIATCDVVKPRVAAAEHISQYNEEARSPFIKKYKTIIHPGEVNRIRELPLNPKIVATHTDSPDVLIWDVESQPNRHAVYGATTSRPDLVLTGHQDNAEFALAMSPAEPFVLSGGKDKTVVLWSIQDHITTSATDPTANNSTGSGGSIIKQTNDEGSTGPSVGPRGIYVGHEDTVEDVAFCPLSAQEFCSVGDDSCLILWDARVGTSPAVKVEKAHNADIHCVDWNPHDSNLILTGSADNSIHMFDRRNLTSDGVGSPVYKFEGHKAAVLCVQWSPDKSSVFGSSAEDGLLNIWDYEKVGKKMEGGTKSSAPAGLFFQHAGHRDKVVDFHWNAYDPWTMVSVSDDCDTTGGGGTLQIWRMSDLIYRPEEEVLAELEKFKAHVIECSKA, encoded by the exons ATGgaggagcagcagcagccgCAGCTCCCGAAGAAGCGGGGGAGGAAGCCGAAGCCGAAGGAGGAGAGGAAGGAGGAGCAGAGCAAGGCGGCGAAGGAGAGCAGCGGGAGGAGGTCGCACTCTCACGCTGCTGACGAGAAGTACACCCAGTGGAAGTCCCTTGTTCCCGTCCTATATGACTGGCTCGCCAACCACAACCTCGTCTGGCCTTCTCTCTCTTGCCG GTGGGGCCCCCAGCTTGAGCAAGCTACTTACAAGAACAGGCAGCGTCTGTATATTTCGGAGCAG ACCGATGGCAGCGTTCCAAATACCTTGGTCATAGCAACGTGTGATGTTGTGAAACCTAGGGTTGCAGCAGCAGAGCACATATCTCAG TATAATGAAGAAGCACGCTCACCATTTATTAAGAAGTACAAGACCATTATACATCCGGGAGAG GTTAACAGGATTCGGGAACTTCCTCTAAACCCTAAGATAGTGGCAACTCATACTGACAGTCCTGAT GTTCTAATTTGGGATGTGGAATCTCAACCCAATCGCCATGCAGTCTATGGAGCCACTACTTCTCGACCAGACCTG GTTTTGACTGGACATCAAGACAATGCAGAGTTTGCTCTCGCAATGTCTCCTGCTGAACCTTTTGTGCTCTCTGGAG GGAAGGACAAGACAGTGGTTCTGTGGAGCATCCAAGACCATATAACGACCTCTGCCACAGATCCAACCGCAAATAACTCTACTGGATCTGGTGGATCAATCATAAAGCAAACTAATGATGAAGGTTCCACTGGGCCTTCTGTTGGACCAAGAGGCATTTATGTTGGGCATGAGGACACAGTTGAGGATGTGGCTTTTTGTCCATTAAG TGCACAAGAGTTTTGCAGCGTTGGTGATGATTCTTGTCTCATCTTGTGGGATGCACGTGTTGGCACTAGTCCAGCTGTTAAG GTTGAAAAGGCACATAATGCAGACATCCACTGTGTTGATTGGAACCCTCATGATAGTAATCTGATTCTTACCGG TTCAGCAGATAACTCCATTCACATGTTTGATCGCCGGAATCTCACCTCTGATGGAGTTGGGTCCCCAGTTTATAAATTTGAGGGACACAAGGCTGCTGTTCTTTGTGTACAG TGGTCTCCGGATAAGTCATCAGTCTTTGGAAGTTCTGCTGAGGATGGTCTGTTAAACATCTGGGACTACGAGAAG GTAGGGAAAAAGATGGAAGGTGGGACAAAGTCTTCTGCTCCTGCAGGCTTGTTCTTCCAGCACGCTGGTCACAG GGACAAAGTTGTGGACTTTCACTGGAATGCATACGACCCATGGACTATGGTCAGCGTCTCTGATGACTGTGACACAACTGGTGGAGGTGGTACACTTCAG ATATGGCGTATGAGTGACTTGATCTACCGACCGGAGGAGGAGGTCTTGGCCGAACTGGAGAAGTTCAAAGCGCACGTGATCGAATGCTCAAAAGCATGA
- the LOC116202042 gene encoding uncharacterized protein LOC116202042, with product MADERKRQEVSEAAESEEATLAAVKRQRTAPDEEEKEKEHAGGGTADVGEDILAWLTDLDEKAVLELMKNLFEPPYPDPAVAGKVSFSDDPWSPAQQPSYITINTGNEESCGSSFSDAPSVMASFDASGIAGGAWGRQLTGDDEEKSAACYDMVEWGFLADDDGDDVLARFLGEDLL from the coding sequence ATGGCGGACGAGCGGAAGCGGCAGGAAGTTTCCGAGGCGGCGGAGAGCGAGGAGGCGACCTTGGCAGCCGTGAAGAGGCAGAGGACCGCACCAGACGAGGAGGAGAAAGAGAAGGAGCATGCAGGCGGCGGGACGGCCGACGTCGGGGAGGACATCCTGGCGTGGCTCACTGACCTCGACGAGAAAGCAGTGCTGGAGCTCATGAAGAACCTCTTCGAGCCACCCTACCCCGACCCCGCCGTTGCAGGGAAGGTCAGCTTCTCCGACGACCCCTGGTCACCGGCGCAGCAGCCGTCCTACATCACCATCAACACCGGGAACGAGGAGAGCTGCGGGTCGTCCTTCTCCGACGCCCCGTCCGTCATGGCCAGCTTCGACGCCAGCGGGATCGCGGGAGGAGCTTGGGGCCGCCAGCTCACGGGAGACGATGAGGAGAAATCGGCGGCGTGCTATGACATGGTGGAGTGGGGGTTCCTGGCGGACGACGACGGCGACGACGTGCTAGCGAGGTTCTTAGGTGAGGACCTGCTCTGA
- the LOC116202044 gene encoding uncharacterized protein LOC116202044 isoform X4, producing the protein MSSVADITGVFATLASYLQTQNPREDEEKSLNRAVSKLNGSLNLNDGAGGGDDDPAVQFLNTALSLMCFTAPQVFDSVIERLVKTIAAALSSSVSCKVVKFANAEALLIGSSILERDRVELIEACSDVLVKLNDNGMHSHMLLDAVVRVTFSASCCQYSFPAYPVKDANPARCRSSAALALLNHLPRDFCLNNDEVPLRLLLWYLDPLVLKHDVSEILRETMERPFLCLDHEFRKRTDWRMIVICLVLCPIMLIETRALLHKWFLETGAAPLLEFLIKLVAVMLDVSSRPTYWDISTEMGLKLPFSGAYFPFRHCFFRILAGPLSSTSFVDLVQSTCNDSARKPRTMKIAMIDHKSAWAFAINFPTCKLHFVGSGSNQ; encoded by the exons atgAGCTCCGTCGCAGATATCACCGGCGTCTTCGCAACTCTTGCTTCTTACCTTCAGACTCAGAATCCGAGAGAGGACGAAGAGAAGTCTCTGAACCGCGCGGTTTCGAAGCTGAACGGGTCTCTGAACCTCAACGACGGAGCCGGCGGCGGCGACGATGACCCTGCAGTCCAGTTCCTCAACACCGCCTTGTCCCTCATGTGCTTCACTGCCCCTCAG GTGTTTGATTCAGTAATCGAGCGACTTGTGAAGACCATAGCGGctgcattgtcttcttcagTCAGCTGCAAAGTGGTCAAGTTTGCAAATGCAGAAGCTTTACTGATTGGTAGCTCGATTTTGGAGCGCGATCGTGTCGAATTGATTGAAGCCTGTAGTGATGTGCTCGTGAAACTGAATGACAATG GGATGCATTCTCATATGCTGCTAGATGCTGTCGTCAGAGTGACATTTTCGGCATCTTGCTGTCAATATTCGTTCCCTGCTTATCCTGTCAAAGATGCAAACCCTGCTAGATGTAGAAGCTCTGCGGCTTTGGCGCTTCTCAACCATTTGCCTCGAGATTTCTGCCTTAACAATGATGAAGTTCCATTGAG ATTGTTGTTATGGTATCTTGATCCACTAGTTTTGAAGCACGATGTATCGGAAATTTTGCGGGAGACCATGGAAAGGCCTTTCCTCTGTTTGGATCATGAGTTCCGCAAGAGGACAGATTGGAGGATGATTGTCATATGCTTGGTGCTTTGTCCTATTATGTTAATAGAGACAAGAGCTCTATTGCATAAATGGTTTCTTGAGAC GGGAGCAGCTCCTTTACTGGAGTTTCTGATCAAATTAGTTGCAGTGATGCTTGATGTGAGCTCGAGACCAACATATTGGGACATATCAACCGAGATGGGATTGAAGCTACCATTTTCTGGCGCGTATTTTCCTTTCAGGCACTGTTTTTTCAGGATCTTAGCAGGACCCCTTTCATCTACAAGCTTTGTCGATCTAGTCCAGTCTACTTGCAATGATTCAGCGAGGAAGCCCAGGACAATGAAGATAGCAATGATAGATCACAAATCTGCATG GGCTTTTGCAATCAACTTCCCAACCTG CAAGTTACATTTCGTGGGTTCTGGATCCAATCAATGA
- the LOC116202044 gene encoding uncharacterized protein LOC116202044 isoform X3 yields MSSVADITGVFATLASYLQTQNPREDEEKSLNRAVSKLNGSLNLNDGAGGGDDDPAVQFLNTALSLMCFTAPQVFDSVIERLVKTIAAALSSSVSCKVVKFANAEALLIGSSILERDRVELIEACSDVLVKLNDNGMHSHMLLDAVVRVTFSASCCQYSFPAYPVKDANPARCRSSAALALLNHLPRDFCLNNDEVPLRLLLWYLDPLVLKHDVSEILRETMERPFLCLDHEFRKRTDWRMIVICLVLCPIMLIETRALLHKWFLETGAAPLLEFLIKLVAVMLDVSSRPTYWDISTEMGLKLPFSGAYFPFRHCFFRILAGPLSSTSFVDLVQSTCNDSARKPRTMKIAMIDHKSACRAFAINFPTCKLHFVGSGSNQ; encoded by the exons atgAGCTCCGTCGCAGATATCACCGGCGTCTTCGCAACTCTTGCTTCTTACCTTCAGACTCAGAATCCGAGAGAGGACGAAGAGAAGTCTCTGAACCGCGCGGTTTCGAAGCTGAACGGGTCTCTGAACCTCAACGACGGAGCCGGCGGCGGCGACGATGACCCTGCAGTCCAGTTCCTCAACACCGCCTTGTCCCTCATGTGCTTCACTGCCCCTCAG GTGTTTGATTCAGTAATCGAGCGACTTGTGAAGACCATAGCGGctgcattgtcttcttcagTCAGCTGCAAAGTGGTCAAGTTTGCAAATGCAGAAGCTTTACTGATTGGTAGCTCGATTTTGGAGCGCGATCGTGTCGAATTGATTGAAGCCTGTAGTGATGTGCTCGTGAAACTGAATGACAATG GGATGCATTCTCATATGCTGCTAGATGCTGTCGTCAGAGTGACATTTTCGGCATCTTGCTGTCAATATTCGTTCCCTGCTTATCCTGTCAAAGATGCAAACCCTGCTAGATGTAGAAGCTCTGCGGCTTTGGCGCTTCTCAACCATTTGCCTCGAGATTTCTGCCTTAACAATGATGAAGTTCCATTGAG ATTGTTGTTATGGTATCTTGATCCACTAGTTTTGAAGCACGATGTATCGGAAATTTTGCGGGAGACCATGGAAAGGCCTTTCCTCTGTTTGGATCATGAGTTCCGCAAGAGGACAGATTGGAGGATGATTGTCATATGCTTGGTGCTTTGTCCTATTATGTTAATAGAGACAAGAGCTCTATTGCATAAATGGTTTCTTGAGAC GGGAGCAGCTCCTTTACTGGAGTTTCTGATCAAATTAGTTGCAGTGATGCTTGATGTGAGCTCGAGACCAACATATTGGGACATATCAACCGAGATGGGATTGAAGCTACCATTTTCTGGCGCGTATTTTCCTTTCAGGCACTGTTTTTTCAGGATCTTAGCAGGACCCCTTTCATCTACAAGCTTTGTCGATCTAGTCCAGTCTACTTGCAATGATTCAGCGAGGAAGCCCAGGACAATGAAGATAGCAATGATAGATCACAAATCTGCATG CAGGGCTTTTGCAATCAACTTCCCAACCTG CAAGTTACATTTCGTGGGTTCTGGATCCAATCAATGA
- the LOC116202044 gene encoding uncharacterized protein LOC116202044 isoform X1 — MSSVADITGVFATLASYLQTQNPREDEEKSLNRAVSKLNGSLNLNDGAGGGDDDPAVQFLNTALSLMCFTAPQVFDSVIERLVKTIAAALSSSVSCKVVKFANAEALLIGSSILERDRVELIEACSDVLVKLNDNGMHSHMLLDAVVRVTFSASCCQYSFPAYPVKDANPARCRSSAALALLNHLPRDFCLNNDEVPLRLLLWYLDPLVLKHDVSEILRETMERPFLCLDHEFRKRTDWRMIVICLVLCPIMLIETRALLHKWFLETGAAPLLEFLIKLVAVMLDVSSRPTYWDISTEMGLKLPFSGAYFPFRHCFFRILAGPLSSTSFVDLVQSTCNDSARKPRTMKIAMIDHKSACRAFAINFPTWYYYASVSLFYGQAFDSMSQNTKTTHGMEPLPCSTSAASYISWVLDPINEIQRAHLVDCLIKSSESWIHGQSASGGTDQETAVTASRKKLKKPKFCDSMQDHSLRESLQNTVSWLEKFNNVCETCWPLTLGPGKPQTLMFRCIPLGILVGWPGDINGDRCELLLYYAATGRISQSKQTGSVGPRNSRKGCQGVQESAVWIDECNIEDAVTGACLVFRLTDIVESLSGSLFETEENRISFVCRFKGRAYGFLVKCIKRLMSDLGTIGDGPKMISDLHFRLMRWKNQGQELVNVRKDLDDIIVRLNSKMSAT, encoded by the exons atgAGCTCCGTCGCAGATATCACCGGCGTCTTCGCAACTCTTGCTTCTTACCTTCAGACTCAGAATCCGAGAGAGGACGAAGAGAAGTCTCTGAACCGCGCGGTTTCGAAGCTGAACGGGTCTCTGAACCTCAACGACGGAGCCGGCGGCGGCGACGATGACCCTGCAGTCCAGTTCCTCAACACCGCCTTGTCCCTCATGTGCTTCACTGCCCCTCAG GTGTTTGATTCAGTAATCGAGCGACTTGTGAAGACCATAGCGGctgcattgtcttcttcagTCAGCTGCAAAGTGGTCAAGTTTGCAAATGCAGAAGCTTTACTGATTGGTAGCTCGATTTTGGAGCGCGATCGTGTCGAATTGATTGAAGCCTGTAGTGATGTGCTCGTGAAACTGAATGACAATG GGATGCATTCTCATATGCTGCTAGATGCTGTCGTCAGAGTGACATTTTCGGCATCTTGCTGTCAATATTCGTTCCCTGCTTATCCTGTCAAAGATGCAAACCCTGCTAGATGTAGAAGCTCTGCGGCTTTGGCGCTTCTCAACCATTTGCCTCGAGATTTCTGCCTTAACAATGATGAAGTTCCATTGAG ATTGTTGTTATGGTATCTTGATCCACTAGTTTTGAAGCACGATGTATCGGAAATTTTGCGGGAGACCATGGAAAGGCCTTTCCTCTGTTTGGATCATGAGTTCCGCAAGAGGACAGATTGGAGGATGATTGTCATATGCTTGGTGCTTTGTCCTATTATGTTAATAGAGACAAGAGCTCTATTGCATAAATGGTTTCTTGAGAC GGGAGCAGCTCCTTTACTGGAGTTTCTGATCAAATTAGTTGCAGTGATGCTTGATGTGAGCTCGAGACCAACATATTGGGACATATCAACCGAGATGGGATTGAAGCTACCATTTTCTGGCGCGTATTTTCCTTTCAGGCACTGTTTTTTCAGGATCTTAGCAGGACCCCTTTCATCTACAAGCTTTGTCGATCTAGTCCAGTCTACTTGCAATGATTCAGCGAGGAAGCCCAGGACAATGAAGATAGCAATGATAGATCACAAATCTGCATG CAGGGCTTTTGCAATCAACTTCCCAACCTGGTACTATTATGCTTCTGTCTCGCTATTCTATGGACAAGCTTTTGATAGTATGAGTCAGAACACCAAAACAACACATGGCATGGAACCTTTACCTTGTTCTACATCTGCAGCAAGTTACATTTCGTGGGTTCTGGATCCAATCAATGAAATCCAACGAGCACACCTAGTTGATTGTTTAATTAAATCTTCAGAATCGTGGATCCATGGACAATCTGCCTCAGGTGGGACAGATCAAGAGACTGCTGTGACTGCGAGCAGGAAGAAACTCAAGAAACCCAAATTCTGTGACAGTATGCAAGACCATTCCTTGCGAGAGAGTTTGCAAAATACTGTGTCGTGgcttgaaaaattcaataatgTATGCGAGACATGTTGGCCCCTGACTTTGGGCCCCGGGAAGCCGCAGACCCTAATGTTCAGATGCATCCCATTAGGCATTTTGGTTGGGTGGCCTGGAGATATAAATGGAGATAGATGTGAACTGCTGCTATATTATGCTGCAACAGGTAGGATCTCTCAGTCAAAGCAAACCGGGTCTGTGGGCCCAAGGAACTCCAGAAAGGGTTGTCAAGGAGTTCAAGAGTCAGCTGTATGGATTGATGAATGTAATATAGAGGATGCAGTAACAGGTGCTTGTCTTGTCTTTCGACTAACGGACATCGTCGAGAGCTTGTCGGGATCGCTGTTTGAGACTGAAGAGAACAGAATCAGTTTTGTTTGTCGGTTTAAAGGAAGGGCATATGGCTTCTTGGTCAAGTGCATCAAGAGACTGATGAGTGATCTCGGAACCATCGGAGACGGGCCTAAGATGATATCAGATCTCCATTTTAGATTGATGCGATGGAAGAATCAAGGCCAGGAATTGGTCAATGTTCGGAAAGATCTCGATGATATCATTGTTAGATTAAACAGTAAAATGTCAGCAACATGA
- the LOC116202044 gene encoding uncharacterized protein LOC116202044 isoform X2 codes for MSSVADITGVFATLASYLQTQNPREDEEKSLNRAVSKLNGSLNLNDGAGGGDDDPAVQFLNTALSLMCFTAPQVFDSVIERLVKTIAAALSSSVSCKVVKFANAEALLIGSSILERDRVELIEACSDVLVKLNDNGMHSHMLLDAVVRVTFSASCCQYSFPAYPVKDANPARCRSSAALALLNHLPRDFCLNNDEVPLRLLLWYLDPLVLKHDVSEILRETMERPFLCLDHEFRKRTDWRMIVICLVLCPIMLIETRALLHKWFLETGAAPLLEFLIKLVAVMLDVSSRPTYWDISTEMGLKLPFSGAYFPFRHCFFRILAGPLSSTSFVDLVQSTCNDSARKPRTMKIAMIDHKSAWAFAINFPTWYYYASVSLFYGQAFDSMSQNTKTTHGMEPLPCSTSAASYISWVLDPINEIQRAHLVDCLIKSSESWIHGQSASGGTDQETAVTASRKKLKKPKFCDSMQDHSLRESLQNTVSWLEKFNNVCETCWPLTLGPGKPQTLMFRCIPLGILVGWPGDINGDRCELLLYYAATGRISQSKQTGSVGPRNSRKGCQGVQESAVWIDECNIEDAVTGACLVFRLTDIVESLSGSLFETEENRISFVCRFKGRAYGFLVKCIKRLMSDLGTIGDGPKMISDLHFRLMRWKNQGQELVNVRKDLDDIIVRLNSKMSAT; via the exons atgAGCTCCGTCGCAGATATCACCGGCGTCTTCGCAACTCTTGCTTCTTACCTTCAGACTCAGAATCCGAGAGAGGACGAAGAGAAGTCTCTGAACCGCGCGGTTTCGAAGCTGAACGGGTCTCTGAACCTCAACGACGGAGCCGGCGGCGGCGACGATGACCCTGCAGTCCAGTTCCTCAACACCGCCTTGTCCCTCATGTGCTTCACTGCCCCTCAG GTGTTTGATTCAGTAATCGAGCGACTTGTGAAGACCATAGCGGctgcattgtcttcttcagTCAGCTGCAAAGTGGTCAAGTTTGCAAATGCAGAAGCTTTACTGATTGGTAGCTCGATTTTGGAGCGCGATCGTGTCGAATTGATTGAAGCCTGTAGTGATGTGCTCGTGAAACTGAATGACAATG GGATGCATTCTCATATGCTGCTAGATGCTGTCGTCAGAGTGACATTTTCGGCATCTTGCTGTCAATATTCGTTCCCTGCTTATCCTGTCAAAGATGCAAACCCTGCTAGATGTAGAAGCTCTGCGGCTTTGGCGCTTCTCAACCATTTGCCTCGAGATTTCTGCCTTAACAATGATGAAGTTCCATTGAG ATTGTTGTTATGGTATCTTGATCCACTAGTTTTGAAGCACGATGTATCGGAAATTTTGCGGGAGACCATGGAAAGGCCTTTCCTCTGTTTGGATCATGAGTTCCGCAAGAGGACAGATTGGAGGATGATTGTCATATGCTTGGTGCTTTGTCCTATTATGTTAATAGAGACAAGAGCTCTATTGCATAAATGGTTTCTTGAGAC GGGAGCAGCTCCTTTACTGGAGTTTCTGATCAAATTAGTTGCAGTGATGCTTGATGTGAGCTCGAGACCAACATATTGGGACATATCAACCGAGATGGGATTGAAGCTACCATTTTCTGGCGCGTATTTTCCTTTCAGGCACTGTTTTTTCAGGATCTTAGCAGGACCCCTTTCATCTACAAGCTTTGTCGATCTAGTCCAGTCTACTTGCAATGATTCAGCGAGGAAGCCCAGGACAATGAAGATAGCAATGATAGATCACAAATCTGCATG GGCTTTTGCAATCAACTTCCCAACCTGGTACTATTATGCTTCTGTCTCGCTATTCTATGGACAAGCTTTTGATAGTATGAGTCAGAACACCAAAACAACACATGGCATGGAACCTTTACCTTGTTCTACATCTGCAGCAAGTTACATTTCGTGGGTTCTGGATCCAATCAATGAAATCCAACGAGCACACCTAGTTGATTGTTTAATTAAATCTTCAGAATCGTGGATCCATGGACAATCTGCCTCAGGTGGGACAGATCAAGAGACTGCTGTGACTGCGAGCAGGAAGAAACTCAAGAAACCCAAATTCTGTGACAGTATGCAAGACCATTCCTTGCGAGAGAGTTTGCAAAATACTGTGTCGTGgcttgaaaaattcaataatgTATGCGAGACATGTTGGCCCCTGACTTTGGGCCCCGGGAAGCCGCAGACCCTAATGTTCAGATGCATCCCATTAGGCATTTTGGTTGGGTGGCCTGGAGATATAAATGGAGATAGATGTGAACTGCTGCTATATTATGCTGCAACAGGTAGGATCTCTCAGTCAAAGCAAACCGGGTCTGTGGGCCCAAGGAACTCCAGAAAGGGTTGTCAAGGAGTTCAAGAGTCAGCTGTATGGATTGATGAATGTAATATAGAGGATGCAGTAACAGGTGCTTGTCTTGTCTTTCGACTAACGGACATCGTCGAGAGCTTGTCGGGATCGCTGTTTGAGACTGAAGAGAACAGAATCAGTTTTGTTTGTCGGTTTAAAGGAAGGGCATATGGCTTCTTGGTCAAGTGCATCAAGAGACTGATGAGTGATCTCGGAACCATCGGAGACGGGCCTAAGATGATATCAGATCTCCATTTTAGATTGATGCGATGGAAGAATCAAGGCCAGGAATTGGTCAATGTTCGGAAAGATCTCGATGATATCATTGTTAGATTAAACAGTAAAATGTCAGCAACATGA